The genomic interval TGATTGGATGGCCAGTGCACGCCGAAGTGTCTCGGGACTTAATGAAGAGTCATCTACTCGAGCAAACTCGGGACTTGGTGAGGATACACACACTCGGTCACGTGACGACTTCGACTCATCGGATCCAACTAACGATTGAGGTAGTCCTCTCGCCGTTGAGGCCTTTTTCATTTTTATCGATTTTGGATAATAGTAGAAAGGTCTCTGATCGTTATGACATACTAATGGGTTGGCACTGACTCCTAAAGGGAAGCAACTTTGTGAGGGGATGAAAACCTTGTGCTGAGATGGAACGGATACTCCTTCAAACAGGGTTTCCAACCAGCATTGATCAATTCGTAGCTCAATACGGGACCGCGATCATTAGCACGCTTACGACGATCGTCCTGTTCGGGGTCGCATTCATTGCTGCCTACTATATTGGAAAGACAGTCCTTCTTCATGCAACAGAACGCTCGCTACGCGCTCGTGGGTTCAAAGAGGGGGTAATCAGTCTCGCCCTCAGTGTCGTAAGTATTCTCGTGTTGGCCGGCGCAGTCGCAGTTGCTGCGACGGTTGCTGGATTTGGGACAGTCTTAGCGGCGTTTGCTACACTCGGTGGTGCATTGGCCCTCGGGATTAGCTTTGCCGCCCAAGACCTGATCAGCAATTTTGTTGCAGGTATCTTCATCATCAAAGACGAACCGTTTCGAGTCGGTGATTGGATTCAATGGGACGGTAATGAGGGAGTCGTTCGGGAGATCAAACTTCGCGTGACACGGATCGAGACCTTTGATAACGAGCTGGTGACGGTCCCAAATAGCCAGTTGGCAAACGCGGTGCTCGTAAACCCAGTTGCGAACAAGACGTTGCG from Halalkalicoccus subterraneus carries:
- a CDS encoding mechanosensitive ion channel family protein, translating into MERILLQTGFPTSIDQFVAQYGTAIISTLTTIVLFGVAFIAAYYIGKTVLLHATERSLRARGFKEGVISLALSVVSILVLAGAVAVAATVAGFGTVLAAFATLGGALALGISFAAQDLISNFVAGIFIIKDEPFRVGDWIQWDGNEGVVREIKLRVTRIETFDNELVTVPNSQLANAVLVNPVANKTLRISYDFGIGYDDDIEQARAAILAAARTIDDVLSDPEPTAPVTDLGDSAVILTGRVWINPQQSSAVAVRTAFIEAVKKQFDSAEVDMPYPHTTLEGDVELNGSNTSSVA